From Anomalospiza imberbis isolate Cuckoo-Finch-1a 21T00152 chromosome 14, ASM3175350v1, whole genome shotgun sequence, a single genomic window includes:
- the UPRT gene encoding uracil phosphoribosyltransferase homolog: MEAMPCQNQRLGQRPQDEPPAAATATASGGSRLIRFAEPSEDSGCPSPDSSSSSSNGVVAAAAAIPAGEGGAPVIGPQLKLLPMNDQLRELQTIIRDKKSSRGDFVFSADRLIRLVVEEGLNQLPYTECTVTTPTGHKYEGVRFEKGNCGVSIMRSGEAMEQGLRDCCRSIRIGKILIQSDEETQRAKVYYAKFPPDIYRRKVLLMYPILSTGNTVIEAVKVLVEHGVQPSVIILLSLFSTPHGAKSIIQEFPEITILTTEVHPVAPTHFGQKYFGTD; the protein is encoded by the exons aTGGAGGCGATGCCCTGCCAGAACCAGCGCCTCGGCCAGCGGCCGCAGGATGAGCCGCCGGCGGCCGCCACGGCCACGGCGAGCGGCGGCTCCCGGCTGATCCGCTTCGCCGAGCCCAGCGAGGACAGCGGCTGCCCCAGCccggacagcagcagcagcagcagcaacggggtggtggcggcggcggcggcgatcCCCGCGGGGGAGGGCGGCGCGCCGGTCATCGGGCCGCAGCTGAAGCTGCTGCCCATGAACGACCAGCTGCGGGAGCTGCAGACCATCATCAGGGACAA GAAATCCAGTAGAGGAGACTTCGTATTTTCTGCTGATCGTCTG ATCAGACTCGTGGTTGAAGAGGGACTGAATCAACTGCCCTACACAGAATGTACTGTGACCACTCCAACAG GACACAAGTATGAAGGAGTCCGATTCGAAAAGGGAAACTGCGGGGTCAGCATCATGAGAAGTG GGGAGGCGATGGAGCAGGGCCTGCGGGACTGCTGCCGATCCATCCGCATCGGGAAAATCCTGATCCAGAGTGACGAGGAGACGCAGCGAGCCAAGGTGTACTACGCCAAGTTCCCCCCAGACATCTAcaggaggaaagtgctgctcaTGTACCCCATCCTGA GTACTGGGAACACGGTCATCGAGGCTGTCAAAGTGCTCGTGGAACACGGGGTCCAGCCCAGCGTCATCATCCTGCTCAGCCTCTTCTCCACACCTCACG GTGCCAAATCCATcatccaggaattcccagaaatCACCATTTTAACTACAGAAGTGCATCCTGTTGCACCAACGCACTTTGGACAGAAGTATTTTGGGACAGACTGA